A genomic window from Klebsiella quasipneumoniae subsp. quasipneumoniae includes:
- a CDS encoding DUF3833 domain-containing protein: MKRILTRSLALLMLMLAGCSTEVTEYRQQQPALDIFHYFQGRTEAWGMVQDRSGKQLRRFHVAIDGDVVGDTLTLHERFVYDDGEKQQRVWRIRRTGDNRYQGTAGDIEGVASGQAAGNAFHWRYSMNVEASGSRWLLHFDDWMFLQDGSHLFNKTEMKKFGITVATVTLFFTRTTAEERTAP; this comes from the coding sequence ATGAAACGCATTCTGACCCGTAGCCTGGCGCTGCTGATGCTGATGCTCGCCGGCTGCAGCACCGAGGTCACCGAGTACCGGCAGCAGCAGCCCGCCCTCGACATCTTCCACTATTTTCAGGGCCGAACCGAGGCGTGGGGGATGGTGCAGGATCGCAGCGGCAAACAGCTGCGCCGCTTCCATGTAGCGATCGATGGCGACGTCGTCGGCGACACCCTGACGCTCCATGAGCGCTTTGTCTATGACGATGGCGAGAAACAGCAGCGGGTGTGGCGCATTCGCCGCACTGGCGATAACCGTTATCAGGGCACCGCCGGGGATATCGAAGGCGTGGCCAGCGGCCAGGCGGCAGGCAATGCCTTTCACTGGCGCTACAGCATGAACGTCGAGGCCAGCGGCAGCCGGTGGCTGCTGCACTTTGACGACTGGATGTTCCTGCAGGACGGCAGCCATTTGTTTAACAAAACCGAGATGAAGAAATTCGGCATTACGGTGGCCACCGTGACCCTTTTCTTTACCCGAACCACAGCAGAAGAGAGGACAGCGCCATGA
- a CDS encoding SAM-dependent methyltransferase: MTDPVFALEPDVPRNVRLARWLLFRLLSGLREGSLTVREGAQTFHFGDPAAALRAEARVCTPEVYWRLLTGGSLAAAEAWMDGDWESHQLTALLQILARNGEVLGRLERGFRLLGKPVARLRHWTRRNTRAQARENIAAHYDLGNEFYAHFLDDDLLYSSALFADDQQDLTQAQRAKMARLCDQLALTPGDHLLEIGTGWGALAEYAARHYGCRVTTTTLSREQHRWATERMARAGLQDRVEVLLCDYRDLRGEYDKLVSVEMIEAVGQRYLPAFFRTCQARLRPGGKMALQAITIQDQRYRDYSKSVDFIQRYIFPGGFLPSITAMSELMTRHTDFVVRNLFDMGPDYARTLAHWRQRFTHAWQDIEKLGFDERFRRMWLYYFGYCEAGFNARTISVVQLTAERV; encoded by the coding sequence ATGACCGATCCCGTCTTTGCGCTTGAACCCGATGTGCCGCGCAACGTGCGGCTCGCGCGCTGGCTGCTCTTTCGTCTGTTGAGCGGCCTCCGCGAAGGCTCGCTCACCGTGCGCGAAGGGGCGCAGACTTTTCATTTTGGCGACCCCGCCGCTGCGCTGCGCGCCGAGGCGCGGGTCTGCACGCCGGAGGTGTACTGGCGCCTGCTGACCGGCGGCAGCCTGGCGGCGGCCGAGGCCTGGATGGACGGCGACTGGGAGAGCCACCAGCTGACGGCGCTGCTGCAGATCCTCGCGCGCAACGGCGAGGTGTTGGGGCGTCTGGAGCGCGGCTTTCGTCTGCTGGGCAAGCCCGTCGCCCGCCTGCGCCACTGGACCCGCCGCAACACCCGCGCTCAGGCGCGGGAGAACATCGCCGCCCATTACGACCTCGGCAACGAATTTTATGCCCACTTTCTGGATGACGACCTGCTCTACTCCAGCGCGCTGTTTGCCGACGACCAGCAGGATCTGACCCAGGCCCAGCGGGCCAAGATGGCGCGCCTGTGCGACCAGCTGGCGCTCACTCCCGGCGATCATCTGCTGGAGATTGGCACCGGCTGGGGGGCGCTGGCCGAGTACGCCGCCCGCCATTACGGCTGCCGGGTCACCACCACCACCCTCTCCCGGGAGCAGCACCGCTGGGCTACCGAGCGCATGGCCCGCGCCGGGCTGCAGGATCGCGTCGAGGTGCTGCTCTGCGACTACCGCGATCTGCGCGGCGAGTACGACAAACTGGTGTCGGTGGAGATGATTGAAGCGGTTGGCCAGCGCTACCTGCCGGCCTTTTTCCGCACCTGTCAGGCGCGCCTGCGCCCGGGCGGCAAAATGGCCCTGCAGGCGATCACCATCCAGGATCAGCGCTATCGCGACTACAGCAAAAGCGTCGATTTTATCCAGCGCTACATCTTCCCGGGCGGCTTTTTGCCCAGCATCACGGCAATGAGCGAGCTGATGACCCGCCATACCGATTTTGTGGTGCGCAACCTGTTCGACATGGGCCCGGACTATGCCCGCACGCTGGCGCACTGGCGGCAGCGTTTTACCCATGCCTGGCAGGATATTGAAAAGCTCGGCTTTGATGAGCGCTTCCGCCGGATGTGGCTCTACTACTTCGGCTACTGCGAAGCCGGATTTAACGCCCGCACCATCAGCGTGGTGCAGCTCACCGCGGAGCGGGTATGA
- a CDS encoding DUF1365 domain-containing protein, with translation MNSCLYQGVLRHRRLQPKAHHFVYRLFMAWLDLDELDRLPEAGIRRNRLAAAAWYDADYPLGAPLKAQALNRLESLTGCRPAGRVMLLTQLRYFGFHFNPVNFYYCYDEADTLRWVLAEVRNTPWNERHYYAVDGQQARPLEKAFHVSPFNPMDMVYHWRFNAPGKTLHMHIENHQASKVFDATLALSRVPLTRANLRGLLLRLPMMTLKTVLAIYWQALRLWLKRVPLYNHPVSRSERS, from the coding sequence ATGAACAGCTGCCTCTATCAGGGCGTCCTGCGCCACCGTCGCCTGCAGCCGAAGGCGCACCACTTCGTCTACCGCCTGTTTATGGCCTGGCTCGACCTCGACGAACTGGACAGGCTGCCTGAGGCGGGCATCCGTCGCAACCGCCTGGCCGCCGCCGCCTGGTACGACGCCGATTATCCGCTGGGCGCGCCGCTGAAGGCTCAGGCGCTGAACCGGCTGGAGAGCCTGACCGGCTGCCGCCCGGCGGGACGCGTGATGCTCCTGACCCAGCTGCGCTACTTCGGCTTCCATTTTAATCCGGTCAACTTTTACTACTGCTATGACGAGGCCGACACCCTGCGCTGGGTGCTGGCCGAAGTGCGCAACACGCCGTGGAATGAGCGTCATTACTACGCGGTGGACGGCCAGCAGGCGCGCCCGCTGGAGAAAGCCTTTCACGTTTCGCCGTTTAACCCGATGGACATGGTCTATCACTGGCGCTTCAACGCGCCCGGCAAAACGCTGCACATGCATATTGAAAACCATCAGGCCAGCAAGGTGTTCGACGCCACGCTGGCCCTGAGCCGCGTGCCGTTAACCCGCGCCAACCTGCGCGGGCTGCTGCTGCGTCTGCCGATGATGACCCTGAAAACCGTCCTCGCCATCTACTGGCAGGCGCTGCGGCTGTGGCTGAAGCGCGTGCCGCTGTACAACCATCCTGTCAGCAGGAGTGAACGCTCATGA
- a CDS encoding DUF2878 domain-containing protein, with protein MTRPAQHLLMALAFDVYWTLVVMLRERGLLIWLTLALFAWLRLPAASRPPALLLAAAGCGLDACWALAGLIDFPGDSLLPLWMVALWLMFAVVWTRLTRTTTLPGWVLAAAATVGGPVAYLIGARLGAMTLLVPTALAVAAMACGWLVLMLLFHLGMGRQK; from the coding sequence ATGACACGCCCGGCGCAGCACCTGCTGATGGCCCTCGCGTTCGATGTTTACTGGACGCTGGTGGTGATGTTGCGCGAGCGCGGCCTGCTGATCTGGCTGACGCTGGCGCTGTTCGCCTGGCTGCGGTTGCCGGCGGCCAGTCGTCCGCCCGCTCTGCTGTTGGCCGCGGCGGGCTGCGGGCTGGACGCCTGCTGGGCGCTGGCGGGGCTGATTGATTTTCCCGGCGACAGCCTGCTGCCCCTGTGGATGGTGGCCCTGTGGCTGATGTTCGCCGTCGTCTGGACCCGGCTGACCCGCACCACGACGCTTCCCGGCTGGGTGCTGGCCGCGGCGGCCACCGTCGGCGGCCCGGTGGCCTACCTGATCGGCGCTCGCCTCGGAGCCATGACCCTGCTGGTACCGACGGCGCTTGCCGTGGCCGCCATGGCCTGCGGCTGGCTGGTGCTCATGCTGTTGTTCCATCTGGGGATGGGGAGGCAAAAATGA
- a CDS encoding YbgA family protein, with translation MNTQPVIGISGCLTGSAVRFDGGHKRMGFVMDELAQWVAFKPVCPEMAIGLPVPRPALRLVQTPVGEIRMRFSHAPHEDVTEKMADFANAHLATLGELSGFIVCAKSPSCGMERVRLYDEKGNRGRKEGVGLFTGALMARYPWLPVEEDGRLHDPLLRENFVERVFALHELNALRARGLTRHGLLAFHSRYKLQLLAHHQAGYREIGPFVASLHEWEDLEAFFEVYREKLMAILKRPASRKNHTNVLMHIQGYFRDQLNSRQRGELREVILNYRAGLLPILAPLTLLKHYLAEYPDRYLQAQNYFDPYPQDLALRLTVN, from the coding sequence ATGAACACGCAACCTGTCATTGGGATCAGCGGATGTTTAACCGGCTCAGCCGTGCGATTCGACGGCGGGCATAAGCGTATGGGCTTTGTGATGGATGAGCTCGCGCAGTGGGTGGCGTTTAAGCCCGTCTGTCCGGAGATGGCGATCGGCCTGCCCGTTCCCCGCCCGGCGCTCCGGCTGGTGCAGACCCCGGTCGGGGAGATCCGCATGCGCTTCAGCCACGCCCCGCACGAGGATGTGACGGAGAAGATGGCCGATTTCGCCAACGCCCATCTTGCAACCCTGGGCGAGCTGTCGGGCTTTATCGTCTGCGCCAAATCGCCGAGCTGCGGGATGGAGCGCGTGCGGCTGTATGATGAAAAAGGCAATCGCGGGCGTAAGGAAGGCGTGGGGCTGTTTACCGGCGCCCTGATGGCGCGCTACCCGTGGCTGCCGGTGGAAGAGGATGGCCGGCTGCACGATCCGCTGCTGCGGGAGAATTTTGTCGAGCGCGTCTTCGCCCTGCATGAACTCAACGCCCTACGCGCCCGCGGCCTGACCCGCCACGGCCTGCTGGCCTTTCACAGCCGCTACAAGCTGCAGCTGCTGGCTCACCACCAGGCGGGCTACCGCGAGATCGGCCCCTTCGTCGCCTCGCTGCATGAATGGGAGGATCTGGAGGCTTTCTTCGAGGTCTACCGCGAGAAGCTGATGGCGATCCTCAAGCGGCCCGCCTCGCGGAAAAACCACACCAACGTGCTGATGCATATTCAGGGTTATTTCCGCGACCAGCTGAACAGCCGCCAGCGCGGCGAGCTGCGGGAGGTGATCCTCAACTATCGCGCCGGGCTGCTGCCGATCCTCGCGCCGCTGACGCTGCTTAAGCACTATCTGGCCGAGTATCCGGATCGCTACCTGCAGGCGCAGAACTATTTTGACCCCTACCCGCAGGATCTTGCCCTGCGCCTGACGGTGAACTGA